A genome region from Micromonospora peucetia includes the following:
- a CDS encoding cold-shock protein: protein MQGTVATYDAATRSGTLLLDDGTELAFPARAFDASGLRLLRLGQRLRVDTDATGEVVRVTLPTMA, encoded by the coding sequence ATGCAGGGCACGGTGGCCACCTACGACGCGGCGACCCGCAGCGGGACGCTGCTCCTCGACGACGGCACCGAGCTGGCCTTCCCGGCCCGCGCGTTCGACGCCTCCGGGCTGCGGCTACTCCGCCTCGGCCAGCGGTTGCGCGTCGACACCGATGCCACCGGCGAGGTGGTCCGGGTGACATTGCCGACGATGGCCTGA